A DNA window from Rhodococcus sp. Z13 contains the following coding sequences:
- a CDS encoding YbaB/EbfC family nucleoid-associated protein, with translation MSEQLVEEIVERARARLDALEHTVESLQALEVSAQSPDGRVVARVDGSGALVGLHLAEPIRGADVRELAATILATVHEAARAAAADRVARMDRLRDALH, from the coding sequence ATGAGCGAACAACTGGTCGAGGAGATCGTCGAACGGGCCCGGGCACGCCTCGACGCCCTCGAACACACGGTGGAATCCCTGCAGGCGCTCGAGGTGTCGGCGCAGAGCCCCGACGGCCGGGTCGTGGCCCGGGTGGACGGCTCCGGGGCGCTCGTGGGCCTGCACCTGGCCGAGCCGATCCGCGGCGCCGACGTGCGGGAACTGGCCGCGACGATCCTTGCGACGGTGCACGAGGCGGCGCGGGCGGCGGCCGCGGACCGGGTCGCACGGATGGACCGGCTGCGCGA
- a CDS encoding type VII secretion target, producing the protein MNELPVENVLRTDTTAMRTFGVRADALAARLLEAAARTRQGDPGPAVTALGPVAAGFLAAVTATHAAHVRELGRLGELVAGIGTNAVASADAYDRTVADTEARLQAGTENL; encoded by the coding sequence GTGAACGAACTTCCCGTTGAGAACGTCCTGCGGACCGACACGACGGCGATGAGAACCTTCGGGGTGCGGGCCGACGCCCTGGCCGCACGGCTGCTCGAGGCCGCCGCGCGGACCCGGCAGGGCGACCCCGGTCCGGCGGTCACCGCCCTGGGTCCCGTCGCGGCGGGCTTCCTGGCCGCGGTCACCGCGACGCACGCCGCGCACGTGCGGGAACTGGGCCGCCTCGGTGAGCTCGTCGCCGGGATCGGGACGAATGCCGTCGCGTCGGCCGACGCCTACGACCGCACCGTCGCCGACACCGAGGCACGGCTGCAGGCCGGGACGGAGAACCTGTGA
- a CDS encoding C40 family peptidase, whose protein sequence is MIVAGNDPLVAPLTDLLNAFGPAPAPGTETADLVRLGAQWAEEVYAEGSTAVAELAWAWTGTAATEAIGSVERVLGDVLTAADRGLALAELVLEGTVTVATGAAELMRIVDSFVAFARQAAPVAALPQGQLMLLTVAVEHLVAGLDVLTRTTATLADLTERATALTPEIPADPQADHPGPVLNAFDGDPARNGVEVVLPDGSVSRAPNETAAAAVRHALSQQGTPYVWGGTSPGAGLDCSGLTQYAYGQAGVELPRLAQEQDVGARVDPAAVLPGDLAVWDGHVAMVVGNGMMIEAGDPVSVTPIRTTNGSMAFHGFFRPTGN, encoded by the coding sequence GTGATCGTCGCCGGGAACGACCCGCTCGTCGCGCCGCTCACCGACCTGCTGAACGCCTTCGGTCCCGCTCCTGCACCCGGGACGGAGACCGCCGACCTCGTCCGTCTCGGCGCACAGTGGGCCGAGGAGGTGTACGCGGAGGGCAGCACGGCCGTCGCCGAACTGGCCTGGGCGTGGACCGGCACCGCGGCCACCGAGGCGATCGGAAGCGTCGAGCGGGTGCTCGGCGACGTGCTCACCGCCGCGGACCGGGGCCTCGCCCTGGCCGAACTCGTCCTCGAGGGAACCGTCACCGTGGCGACGGGCGCGGCCGAACTGATGCGCATCGTCGACTCCTTCGTCGCCTTCGCGCGGCAGGCCGCGCCGGTGGCAGCCCTGCCGCAGGGACAGCTGATGCTGCTCACCGTGGCGGTCGAGCACCTCGTCGCCGGCCTGGACGTACTGACCCGGACCACCGCGACCCTCGCCGACCTCACCGAACGGGCCACGGCGCTCACGCCGGAGATCCCCGCCGATCCACAAGCGGACCACCCCGGCCCCGTCCTGAACGCCTTCGACGGCGATCCGGCACGAAACGGGGTGGAAGTGGTGCTTCCGGACGGCAGTGTCAGCCGCGCACCCAACGAGACCGCGGCGGCCGCCGTGCGGCACGCCCTCTCCCAGCAGGGCACCCCCTACGTGTGGGGCGGCACCTCCCCCGGCGCGGGGCTCGACTGCAGCGGCCTGACGCAGTACGCCTACGGGCAGGCCGGGGTCGAGTTGCCGCGCCTGGCCCAGGAGCAGGACGTCGGTGCCCGGGTCGATCCCGCGGCCGTCCTGCCCGGCGACCTCGCCGTCTGGGACGGCCACGTCGCAATGGTCGTCGGCAACGGGATGATGATCGAGGCCGGGGATCCGGTGTCGGTCACCCCGATCCGCACCACGAACGGGTCCATGGCGTTCCACGGCTTCTTCCGGCCCACCGGGAACTGA
- the upp gene encoding uracil phosphoribosyltransferase, protein MDSLVVDHPLAASLLTNLRDERSDNAAFRHALRRLTQMLVYEAVRDAPVETFDVRTPVAVTAGVRLAQPPLLVPVLRAGLGMVEQAHALIPEARVGFVGLARDEKTFEPVPYLESLPEDLSGLPVFVLDPMLATGGSMVHTLDLLVQRGATDITAICVVAAPQGVEALERSGHPVRLVTASIDEGLNEDKYIVPGLGDAGDRQFGPR, encoded by the coding sequence ATGGACTCGCTCGTCGTCGACCACCCACTCGCGGCTTCCCTGCTCACCAATCTCCGGGACGAACGGAGCGACAACGCCGCCTTCCGGCACGCGTTGCGCCGCCTCACCCAGATGCTCGTCTACGAAGCCGTGCGCGACGCTCCGGTGGAGACGTTCGACGTCCGCACGCCGGTCGCGGTGACCGCCGGTGTGCGCCTGGCGCAACCTCCGCTCCTGGTCCCGGTGCTGCGGGCGGGACTCGGGATGGTCGAGCAGGCGCACGCGCTGATCCCCGAGGCCCGGGTGGGGTTCGTCGGTCTGGCGCGCGACGAGAAGACCTTCGAGCCGGTTCCCTATCTGGAATCGCTGCCCGAGGACCTGTCGGGGCTGCCGGTCTTCGTCCTCGACCCGATGCTCGCGACGGGCGGCTCGATGGTCCACACCCTCGACCTGCTCGTGCAGCGCGGCGCCACCGACATCACCGCCATCTGCGTCGTCGCCGCGCCGCAGGGCGTCGAGGCGCTCGAGCGGTCGGGCCACCCCGTCCGTTTGGTAACGGCGTCGATCGACGAAGGTCTCAACGAGGACAAGTACATCGTGCCGGGACTCGGTGATGCCGGGGATCGGCAGTTCGGACCCCGCTGA